Proteins encoded together in one Triticum dicoccoides isolate Atlit2015 ecotype Zavitan chromosome 7B, WEW_v2.0, whole genome shotgun sequence window:
- the LOC119342002 gene encoding uncharacterized protein LOC119342002 produces MPEETRVPDLNQHQVQWPDSIGEGYAQDTPDVNWGDENTQRGVNTGLRGASHDHGVNTGLRGASHDLGDTVTSLVTEFFGGDVIGPSFIPPESQPYAYNYASGSQQGFATPPPTQDSQTHEAEVEYGRGLRVTRPPNRLSPSGRKERPGGRR; encoded by the exons ATGCCCGAGGAGACTCGTGTACCAGATTTAAACCAGCACCAAGTACAATGGCCAGACAGTATAGGAGAGGGATATGCTCAG GACACACCTGATGTTAATTGGGGCGATGAGAACACCCAACGCGGCGTCAACACAGGCCTCCGGGGAGCATCACATGATCATGGCGTCAACACAGGCCTCCGgggagcatcacatgatcttggcgacacggttacatcattagttacagagttcttcggaggggatgttattggcccatcttttATCCCCCCGGAGTCACAACCATACGCCTACAATTACGCTTCAGGTTCGCAACAAGGATTCGCGACTCCACCACCTACGCAGGACTCGCAGACACATGAAGCCGAAGTGGAGTACGGCCGCGGTCTTCGTGTGACCCGGCCACCTAATCGCTTGTCGCCTTCCGGTCGTAAGGAAAGGCCAGGTGGTCGTCGTTAA